In Paludibaculum fermentans, the genomic stretch CACCGATCAGCTCGGTTCGAAGATCCAGCTGGTGGGCGACGATCTGTTCGTCACCAACCCCGAGATCCTGGCCAAGGGCATTGCCACCGGCACCGCCAATTCGATCCTGATCAAGGTGAACCAGATCGGCACGCTCAGCGAGACCCTGGATGCGATGGAGATGGCGTTCAAGGCGCACTACACCTGCATGACCTCGCACCGCTCGGGCGAAACCGAAGACTCCTTCATCGCCGACCTCGCCGTCGCCACCGGCTGCGGCCAGATCAAGACCGGTTCCGCCAGCCGTACCGACCGTATGGCGAAGTACAACCAACTGCTCCGGATTGAGCAGGAGCTGGGCGCCACCGCCCGCTACGCCGGTCGCAAGGCGTTCAACCAGTAAGGATCCAGCATGTATAAACTCGTCCTCATCCGCCACGGCGAAAGCACGTGGAATAAGGAGAACCGCTTCACGGGCTGGACGGACGTCGATCTCAGCGAGAAGGGCGTTCTGGAGGCCGTGGAAGCGGGTCAGGTACTGGCCAAGGAAGGCTTCCAGTTCGATCTGGCGTACACGTCGGTGCTGAAGCGTGCGATCAAGACGCTGAACACCGTGCTGGACCAGATGGACCAGTTGTGGATCCCGGTGGAACGCTCGTGGCGGCTGAATGAGCGCCACTACGGCGGCCTGCAGGGCCTCAACAAGTCGGAGACGGCGGACAAGTATGGCGAGGCCCAGGTCAAAATCTGGCGCCGCAGCTACGACGTTCCTCCGCCGGCCCTGACGGCCGACGACGAACGGTTCCCGGGCCGCGACCGCCGCTATGCGGATGTCGCTGCGGCCGACCTGCCTCTCACCGAATGCCTCAAGGACACCGTCGCCCGGTTCCTGCCGCTGTGGCACGAATCCATCGCGCCGGCCGTCAAGAGCGGCAAGCGAGTAGTCATCGGCGCCCACGGCAACAGCCTGCGGGCCCTGGTGAAGTACCTGGACAACGTCAGTGAAGCCGACATCCTCGAGCTCAACATTCCGACGGCCATGCCGCTGGTCTATGAGCTGGATGCCGACCTGAAGCCCATCAAGTCTTACTATCTCGGCGATCCCGAGAAGGTAAAGGCAGCCATGGACGCAGTCGCCAAGCAGGGCCAGAAGAAGGCCTGACCGGCGGTTCCATTCGAGTGCGAAAAAAGCGGGTCCGGTTCCCTCAGTGGAGCCGGACCCGCTTTTCCGTTCCAGGCAGCCGTTCCCTGTCTACTTCGTTGAAGAGATCCCTGTTTCAGACCCTGCCGGCGAGATCGGTCACTTGCGCAACGCCCTGGACCGCGGAGGCCAGTTTAGCCGGCCCCTCCGCCAGGGGCGGAGCAACACCCGTGCCTTCCGGGCGTGCGGCGACTATCCGTTCTCCTGCCGAGCGGATGAGTTCATTGGTCATCTCGGGCGTCTGGCACTGTCCCCAAAGATGCAGGGTGCGGCGCAACTCCTCGAACGCGATGGGTTTGCTCAGATAGTCGTTCATGCCCGCCGCCAGGCAGGCGGTTCTATCTTCATTGGTCGCGGCGGCGGTCAGCGCCACCACGGGCACGCAGGATTGAGCGGAAGGCATCTTCCTGATTCTTCTGGTCGCTTCCAGGCCGTCCACCGACGGCATGTGCACATCCATCAAGACGATGTCGTATGAGTTTGCCTCCACCCGGCTCACCGCGGCCCTGCCGTCACTGGCGAAATCAGCGTGGCACCCCAGCTTCTGCAGCATCCGCAGGATGACCATCTGATTCACCATGTTGTCTTCGGCCACGAGGATCTTCAGTGCTTTGAGGTGGCCGCTGTCGTCCGGTTGTACCGGTTTCCTGGCCGCCTCAGCGATCCCGACGGAGATGGTGAACTCGAAGGTCGCACCTTCTCCAGGCCGGCTCTCCACATGGATCTCCCCGCCCATCATCTCGACGAGACTCTTGGAGATAGCCAGGCCCAGCCCAGTACCGCCATAGCACCGGCTGATGGAGGCATCCACCTGGCTGAAAGAGTGGAACAGGCGATCCAGCCGGTCCTCGGCGATCCCGATGCCCGTGTCCTTCACGGTAACGCGGATCAACTGCCGGCCCTCCATCGGCCCCGGACCCTCCAGAACAGCCTCCATCCGGATTGAGCCGCTGTGTGTGAACTTCACCGCGTTGCTCATCAGATTGGCCGTGACCTGGCGCAACCTTGTCGCATCGCCCAACACGACCGCCGGCAGCGATTCATCCAGGCGCAGTGAGTATTTGAGATTCTTCTCCTCGGCGCCTTTGCGGAACAGTTCAAAGCTCCAATCCAGGCAACCCCGGATGTCGAAGGGCTCCTCCTCCAGTTCCAGCCGCCCGGACTCGATCTTGCTGAAGTCGAGCACATCGTCGAGTACGCGCCGCAGCACCTCGCCCGAGGTGCGAATGAGTCCCATCATCGGGCGCAGATCGTCGGCATTGGGCTCTTCCTCCAGCAGGAAACTCAGCCCCAGAATGCCGTTGAGCGGGGTACGGATTTCGTGGCTCATGTTGGCCAGGAACTCGCTTTTGGCCCTGGCGGCCGCATCGGCGCCCTGGCGCGCCCGTACCAGTTCCTCCTCCATCCTTTTGCGTTCGCTGATGTCGAGCACGAAGCACAGCGAGTAGCCCACGCCCGCAATGACAACCCGCCTCGCCCACAGCAAGCCCGTTCGATGGCCCAGAAGAGGATTGATGTAAGTCAGCTCACGCGAGTCGATATCGCGCCCTTCGGCCAACTTTGCGCGGATATCCTCGTATTCCGCGGGATCCTTCAACCACTCGAGATCCATCGCGCGCCGGCCAATGAAGCGCGACTTCCCAATGCCGACCAGCTCCTCCATGGCGCGGTTCACATCCACGTAGCAGCCTGATAGGTCGGATAGCGTGATGCCGATCGGACTGGATTCGAAGACCGTGCGAAAAGCCACTTCAGCCGCGGCTTTTTCCTCCAGCTGACGCTGGATGCGATCGTTGGCGTCTCGCAATTCAGCCGTGCGCCGCGCCACCATCAGGTCCAGGTCCTCCAACCGGGCTTGCGCCTGGCGGCTCACCAACCATTTGCGGGTGAGCGCATGCGCCAACTGGATCACTTCAATATTGTCGAAGGGCTTCTTCAGAATGAGGAGATTCTCAGACTGCCCCAAGTGACGCTGGATCTCATTCCAGGAGTAATCGGAGTAGGCCGTGCAGACAACAACCTGCAGGCTGGGGTAGGCGTGCCAAAGATGAGTGATGGTTTCGACACCATCCCAGCCGGGCGGCATACGGACATCCACAAACGCGAGTGCGTAAGGACGGCCCTCGGCCAGCGACTGTTCCAGCTTCCGCAACCCCTGCTGTCCCTGAAACGCCGAGTCGATCTCAAACCGCGTCAGCGGGACCGGGTCAGCCCCGAACAGAATACTCTCATCCTCCTGGAGATTCTCCTGCGCCTCGATCTCACCCAGCAGGATCTTCTTCAGATCGTCGTGAATCGCCCTGTTGTCGTCAATAACCAGAATCCTGTGATTCGGCTCCAAAAGACCTGCTGTTGTCATGTCAGCATCCCCTTCATGTCGTCGGCGAGCTTCATCGGAAGTTCCAGCGTAAAGGTCGCGCCCTTGCCCGGCCCGTCACTCTCGGCTCTCAACGATCCGCCCATTTCACTGGCCGCCAGTGCGCACGAATGCAAGCCAAAACCATGGCCATCCGCCTTGGTTGTAAACCCATGTCCGAAGATGCGGGTGAGGTTCTCAGCGGGTAGCCCGGCACCGTTGTCCTGCACGCTGAGAATGATGCGCCGCTCCCCTTTGCGCCTCACACAGACCCGGATCGTCTTGCCATCCGCAACGTCGACCTCCTTGAGAGCCTGTTTAGCGTTGCGCAGGAGATTCAGCAGGATCTGCAGGATCTTGTGCTTCTCCGCGGCGATCTCAGGAACTGTCTCGAAATCCCGCTCCACCTTAATACCGTGACGGCCAAACCCCGGATCCAGGATCCGAATCGCGTCGTCCAGCATCTCGGAAAGCTTGACGTTCTCCACCAGCCCGGAGACTTTGGCATAACTCTGTTGAGTGGCTACAATCTGTTTGATGTGGCCGACATGCGAGCTCAACATCTCCAGTTCCTGCAGGATTCCATCCCGCTCCGACTTGAAGTGCCCGCCGAGTTTGACCAGGTACGGCAGCACTCGCTGTCCTTTCGGATCACTGGCCAGGAAGCTCGAAACATCAGTGGAGTGCTGTTCCAGCATGCCGATGAGCGCCACAAGGTTGTCGACCCGCGATTCGCGGATCTTACCCGCGACCAGCGAGGTGGACACATTCACGCTATTCAGCACATTGCCTACGTTGTGGAGAACCCCCGTGGCGATTTCGGCCATGCCTGCCTCGCGCGATAACTCCATCAAGCGCTGTTGTGCGGCGGCCAGTTCCGAGTGCGCCCGGTCCTTGGCCGCAATCTGCTCCTGCAGTTCCCTGGTGCGTTCAATCACACGCTGCTCCAGGGTCTGCTTGGCGTCGATGAGGGCTGTCCGGACGCGGTGCCTGGCGATGGCGGCGCCCAGCATGTCAGCCACAGCCCGCAGGCTGTCCTTCTCGGCCTCGCCCCACTCCCGCGTCTGCTCGAAATCGTCGATGCAGACCACGCCCCACCATTCCCCGGCGACCACCACCGGCACCAGAATGGCCGACTGGATGCGCTGATCCAATTGATCCCGGAAAGCGGCCGGCAGACTGGACGGGATCACGGTGACAATGCGGCCCTCCCGGAAGGAGTCGATCCAGGGTTGCGCGTCCGGGCCGGACCAGTCGAAAGCTTCCCAGCCTTCCTGCCGTGCGGCGCCGCCCGCGGCAACCCACTCTTTCCGCAGAACCGCGCGAATTGCCTCATCGTGGTGGAAGATCCGCACAACCGCGGCCCGGCTCGTTCCGGCGGCCTGCCCTACCCTCTCCAGGACCTTCCCAATAATGGTGTCGCCATCGCCGTCCGTGAGAAACTCTTTCGCGGCGAAGCTGACGCTATCCAGAATCTGGTTGCGGGCCAGAATCGTGCGGGCCATGTCGTTAAAGGCGCCCGCCAGACGCTGGATTTCGTCCCGGCTGCGTACGTCGGCCCGTGCCCGCAAATCGCCCTGCGCCACCTTCTCCACGGCGGCGTGCAAGATCTGAATCGGCCGCACCAGGTGGGCCGCGTACACGAGGGAGATCAGCAGGCTGAGGCACCCGCAAAGCACCGCCAGCCCGGCCGTTCGCGTGTATGTGCGCCGGACGCTCTGGTCATAGGAGTCCAGTGACAGGCCAACATGGATCCAGCCCCATTGAATGCCGCTATAGTCAAACGGGAACGCATACTGGAACACACGCCGGCCGAACAGCGGCACCACTCCGATGGAACTGGCCGGGATGCGCGCCGCGGGGCGCCACGTCTCGCCCAGTTTGTCGATCTTCCAGGTGGAGCGGTCCACTACGATGGAGAAACCATCGTTCTTCGTGACGACTACGTAGTCGATTGCCGTGTCGCCGGAGAGTACCTGCATCGCCTGATCGACGACCGAAGAGTAGTCCTCCGATACCGCCGCGCCCGCCGCGACACCTCGAATCGAAACAGCTACGCCCCTCGCCTTCGATTCCAAGCCCAACTCGAATTCACGCTTCTGTTCCGGCACGATCACCATTACAAAGACCGCAAGCGTCACGAGGGTCACCAACCAACCCAGCAGTGTGATGCGAAGCGTGATGCCCTTGGGCATGTGCATGGCGTTAGTTCCTCCCCTTCCCGCGATCCGGCAACCCGCTCTCGACGACGGGGACCGGTGGGGGCATTCGAACCGTTGATGCGCCTGGCAG encodes the following:
- the gpmA gene encoding 2,3-diphosphoglycerate-dependent phosphoglycerate mutase, whose protein sequence is MYKLVLIRHGESTWNKENRFTGWTDVDLSEKGVLEAVEAGQVLAKEGFQFDLAYTSVLKRAIKTLNTVLDQMDQLWIPVERSWRLNERHYGGLQGLNKSETADKYGEAQVKIWRRSYDVPPPALTADDERFPGRDRRYADVAAADLPLTECLKDTVARFLPLWHESIAPAVKSGKRVVIGAHGNSLRALVKYLDNVSEADILELNIPTAMPLVYELDADLKPIKSYYLGDPEKVKAAMDAVAKQGQKKA
- a CDS encoding hybrid sensor histidine kinase/response regulator: MTTAGLLEPNHRILVIDDNRAIHDDLKKILLGEIEAQENLQEDESILFGADPVPLTRFEIDSAFQGQQGLRKLEQSLAEGRPYALAFVDVRMPPGWDGVETITHLWHAYPSLQVVVCTAYSDYSWNEIQRHLGQSENLLILKKPFDNIEVIQLAHALTRKWLVSRQAQARLEDLDLMVARRTAELRDANDRIQRQLEEKAAAEVAFRTVFESSPIGITLSDLSGCYVDVNRAMEELVGIGKSRFIGRRAMDLEWLKDPAEYEDIRAKLAEGRDIDSRELTYINPLLGHRTGLLWARRVVIAGVGYSLCFVLDISERKRMEEELVRARQGADAAARAKSEFLANMSHEIRTPLNGILGLSFLLEEEPNADDLRPMMGLIRTSGEVLRRVLDDVLDFSKIESGRLELEEEPFDIRGCLDWSFELFRKGAEEKNLKYSLRLDESLPAVVLGDATRLRQVTANLMSNAVKFTHSGSIRMEAVLEGPGPMEGRQLIRVTVKDTGIGIAEDRLDRLFHSFSQVDASISRCYGGTGLGLAISKSLVEMMGGEIHVESRPGEGATFEFTISVGIAEAARKPVQPDDSGHLKALKILVAEDNMVNQMVILRMLQKLGCHADFASDGRAAVSRVEANSYDIVLMDVHMPSVDGLEATRRIRKMPSAQSCVPVVALTAAATNEDRTACLAAGMNDYLSKPIAFEELRRTLHLWGQCQTPEMTNELIRSAGERIVAARPEGTGVAPPLAEGPAKLASAVQGVAQVTDLAGRV
- a CDS encoding ATP-binding protein codes for the protein MHMPKGITLRITLLGWLVTLVTLAVFVMVIVPEQKREFELGLESKARGVAVSIRGVAAGAAVSEDYSSVVDQAMQVLSGDTAIDYVVVTKNDGFSIVVDRSTWKIDKLGETWRPAARIPASSIGVVPLFGRRVFQYAFPFDYSGIQWGWIHVGLSLDSYDQSVRRTYTRTAGLAVLCGCLSLLISLVYAAHLVRPIQILHAAVEKVAQGDLRARADVRSRDEIQRLAGAFNDMARTILARNQILDSVSFAAKEFLTDGDGDTIIGKVLERVGQAAGTSRAAVVRIFHHDEAIRAVLRKEWVAAGGAARQEGWEAFDWSGPDAQPWIDSFREGRIVTVIPSSLPAAFRDQLDQRIQSAILVPVVVAGEWWGVVCIDDFEQTREWGEAEKDSLRAVADMLGAAIARHRVRTALIDAKQTLEQRVIERTRELQEQIAAKDRAHSELAAAQQRLMELSREAGMAEIATGVLHNVGNVLNSVNVSTSLVAGKIRESRVDNLVALIGMLEQHSTDVSSFLASDPKGQRVLPYLVKLGGHFKSERDGILQELEMLSSHVGHIKQIVATQQSYAKVSGLVENVKLSEMLDDAIRILDPGFGRHGIKVERDFETVPEIAAEKHKILQILLNLLRNAKQALKEVDVADGKTIRVCVRRKGERRIILSVQDNGAGLPAENLTRIFGHGFTTKADGHGFGLHSCALAASEMGGSLRAESDGPGKGATFTLELPMKLADDMKGMLT